From the genome of Halorussus caseinilyticus, one region includes:
- the ddh gene encoding D-2-hydroxyacid dehydrogenase, whose product MQVRRIGVHESVSAVFPPERLREALSDLGPAIPVVGDDELGDCDAVVTFGYSETFLDADLKWVHSIQAGYDRFPLDAFEDEGVVLTNSTGIHDASVGEFAVGLMLSFARRLYAYVRSQQSHEWASPAWDEPFTLDGERLCVVGLGTLGQGIAERADALGMEVVGVRRSGDPTPHTEEVFTPDDLGEAVADAKFVALAVPLTDETEGLFGAAEFAAMREDAYLLNVARGSVVVQDELVAALRGDEIAGAGLDVFEEEPLPEDSPLWEMEEVIVTPHRAAAERDYFRHIAELVRENVERVDAGEEMTNRII is encoded by the coding sequence ATGCAAGTACGACGCATCGGCGTCCACGAGTCCGTGAGCGCGGTCTTCCCGCCCGAACGACTCCGCGAGGCGCTGTCGGACCTCGGTCCCGCGATTCCGGTGGTCGGCGACGACGAACTCGGCGACTGCGACGCGGTGGTGACGTTCGGCTACTCCGAGACCTTCCTCGACGCCGACCTCAAGTGGGTCCACTCGATTCAGGCCGGGTACGACCGGTTCCCCCTCGACGCCTTCGAGGACGAAGGCGTCGTCCTGACCAACAGCACCGGCATCCACGACGCCAGCGTCGGCGAGTTCGCGGTCGGCCTGATGCTGTCGTTCGCGCGCCGACTCTACGCCTACGTCCGAAGCCAGCAGTCCCACGAGTGGGCTTCCCCCGCGTGGGACGAACCGTTCACGCTCGACGGCGAGCGATTGTGCGTCGTCGGGTTGGGCACCCTCGGGCAGGGCATCGCCGAGCGCGCAGACGCCCTCGGGATGGAAGTCGTCGGCGTCCGACGCTCGGGCGACCCGACCCCGCACACCGAGGAAGTCTTCACGCCCGACGACCTCGGCGAGGCCGTCGCGGACGCCAAGTTCGTCGCGCTGGCGGTCCCGCTGACCGACGAGACCGAAGGGTTGTTCGGTGCCGCGGAGTTCGCGGCGATGCGCGAGGACGCCTACCTCCTCAACGTCGCCCGTGGGTCGGTCGTCGTGCAGGACGAACTCGTCGCCGCGCTCCGCGGCGACGAGATTGCTGGCGCGGGTCTGGACGTATTCGAGGAGGAACCCCTGCCCGAGGACTCGCCGCTGTGGGAGATGGAGGAGGTCATCGTGACTCCTCACCGCGCCGCGGCCGAGCGCGATTACTTCCGACACATCGCGGAGTTAGTCCGGGAGAACGTCGAGCGCGTGGACGCGGGCGAGGAGATGACGAATCGGATTATATAA